GTTACCCACGAATTGCGATCGCCTCTGAGTAACATCAAATTGATGATTCAAATGATACAATTATCTACCAGTACAGAGGAAGCTCAACGTTATCTCGAACTTATGGAAAGTGAGTGCGATCGCGAGCTAGAATTAATAAACGATCTATTAGACTTACAACGGCTAGAAAGCTCGTCCTACCCAGTTATCACACCTGATGCCTTACTCCTACAACAGTGGTTAAATTGGGTGATTGAGCCATTTCAAATCCGTGTTCAAGAACATCAGCAAACTCTACAGTTAAATCTCCCTGCAAATCTCCCACCACTATTTTCAGATGGTATTAGCTTGGAACGAATCTTAGTAGAGTTACTCAATAATGCCTGTAAATACACACCTGCGGGTGGTGAAATTATCCTAAATGTAAGTCACAATTCCTCAGAAGCGCCCGCAAAAACTATTATTACTATTAGTAATTCCGCAGAAATATCGGGAACGGAGTTACCACGAATCTTTGAGAAATTTTATCGCGTTCCCAATGCAGATATCTGGAATCAAGGTGGTTCAGGGTTAGGTTTACCTATAGTACAGAAATTAATCGAACAATTGCAAGGAAATATTCAAGTAGAAAGTAGTAGCGGATGGACGACATTTACCATCACCTTAACTGATTTATAGATTTTTGGTTTCGATTAAAATCTCATCAAATTTCTGCTATAGATATAGCAATACAGCCAATTTGTATGTAAATCAAATTTTGTAACTGGTATGAGATAATGAAAGCAAATTATTAAATCCAGAAAAATGTCATCAACTATATCTTCCACTCCTCAAGGTTTTAGTGCATTTATTACTAATTTAGGAATCCGAGATACAACAGATGATTTTGTATTTATCAAATCATCAGTTCCTTGTGTTGCTGATGGAGTCTTCACTCAAAGTCTTTTTGCTGGCCCAAGTGTTACTCTTAGCCGCGAGAACTTAAAAGATTCCCAAGCACAAGCAATTGTCGTTATATCTAAAAATGCAAATGTCGCTAATGGTGCTGTTGGCATCGCTGATGCTCAAGAAGTTCTACAATTAGTTGCAACTGAAACTGGAATTGCTGCACATAATATTGCGATCGCTTCTACAGGTGTAATTGGCAGACGTTACCCAATTGAAAAAATCCGAACAGGTTTATTAGGATTGGGAAAAAAATTAACTGACGCTGATTTTCATGCCGCAGCCCGTGGTATTATGACCACCGATACAGTACCAAAACTAGTTACACGGCAAATAGGAAACGCCAAGCTGGTAGGAATTGCCAAAGGTGTCGGCATGATTGAGCCGAATATGGCTACCCTCCTAACTTTCTTTTTTACTGATGCGGCAATTTCCGCAAATAGCCTTCGTACTATTTTTCGCTCTACTATAGATAAAACCTTTAACTGTCTGAGTATAGATACTGACACTTCTACTAGTGACTCTGCCGTGATTTTAGCTAACGGTTTAGCTGGTGAAGTTTCAGAATCAGATTTTGCCATTGCATTGCAAGAAGTTGCACAAAAACTAGTACTGAAAATTGCACGAGATGCAGAAGGTGCTACCAAAATTATTCAGGTAACTGTCGATTCGGCGATTGACTATGCACAAGCTAAAAAAGTAGCTAAAGCAATTGTGAATTCACCATTAGTAAAAACCGCCGTCTATGGAGCAGATCCGAATTGGGGAAGAGTTGCTATGGCTATAGGCAAATGTGAAGACGAACAGCAGATAAATCCAGAACTAGTTGTTATTAGTTTTGATAATGTGAAAGTTTATCCTAATAGCTTAACTAATGAAAATCTAGAACAGTTGCGGCAAATTATGTCAAAAGATCAAGTAGATATTCATGTTAGCCTCAATATTGGGGAAGCTTCTGCGACTGTATGGGGTTGCGATCTTTCAGAAGGCTACATAGAAATCAATGGCAAATACTCGACTTGATTAAGTAGGTAAGGAATAAGAATTAAATAACATACAATTTATGTCCCTGGTTTACCTCACCCTCAATCCCTCTCCGATATATTGGAGAGGGAAGCTAGAAACAGGATGAAGTTTTGCATCTTATTTAACGTGAGTTTAGTTAGGGACTTCCAAAAAAAAATATTGAATTAACTCTTGTGGGGTGGGAGTCTCGCCCGCCCAGACTATATGGCGCTCATGTTGCCCACCCCACAATATTGGATAATTTATTTCTTGGAGTTACCTTACATCATGTCCGCCCAAAAGACCTCTCCCTGGTTTTACTACGCAAAACCTGTCCCTCTCCGAGTCGGAGAGGGACAGACTTGAACTTTAGTTCAAGGCAGGGAGAGGTCTGTCGAACTCACGTTTATTTAATCCACGTTTTTAAGCGTGAATCATTAAAGGTTTGTAGTAAAAGCTTTCTTCAGTTCTATTTTTTCTCGTTCCCAGTCTCCGACTGGGAACGCATTCATTGAGTCCCTGACTCAATGTCTAACTGAAAGCAGAGCCTCTAAATCAGGCATTCCCATGCAGAGCTTGTGTTCGAGAGTAACGATAAAATCCGAAAATGAATGTAGAGACGTAGCACTGCTACGTCTCTACAAGGGTTCTGGATATCGCATATTTAATTTCTGGAGATGTCTAATAGTTAAAAGTAAACTCCCACTCACCAATTGCTCTGTCAAAAAAGTTGACACAGGTAGTCGTAGTGTATTATAGTGTAATACACAAAGAATGAGTTAAATTAAAAAGACTTCCTAGCCAGTACAGTACGGTGGAAATAAAATTGCCATTTTTACGTAATTAGTTGAGATTACATTGAAGAAGAAGTCAGAATTCAGGAGTTAGAATCAAGACACGACTCGAAAATACTCGCTATCCACCAGTCAGACAAAATCCATTTTGTTAGCGGATAGCTAAGGTTTAGCCCATCCTGACTACTGAATTCTGTTCGATAAAAATTTTTCCAAATATCATACTTAACACAAAATAACTCGATTAACGCTGCATAACTAATAAATATGGATTTTGATTATTTTAGAAGTAATGAAGGCACTCCTACAAATAATACCAGGCAAAGCTTGCTGTCCTGTGGTTGGCGACCATTTAACCGAGAATTAGACTGGGGGTTTTTGTGGCAACTATTGCAGAGTGACTCGCGCGAATTAAGTCAAAAAAGTTTGAATTTAGCAAGTAATGTTGCTGAGATTTTAGGAAGGAATAATTATACTTGGTGGGCTAATTTATTAAGTATTGTATCTGATAATACCCGCTACGAAGTTGAAAAGTTTTGGAATTACATCACGCCAGATCCAGAATCACCAGATCATCGCTACAAAGATGTTTTGAGTACCGAAACACCCATTGTTCAATTTGTAAATCGTAGTAGTATTCCTATTGATTATGTTCTTAACCGACTGCAAGAAATTACTGTACTGCGAGTTTTAGGTGTGTTGGGTAATCCCGACATTATTACTCAG
This Nostoc sp. C052 DNA region includes the following protein-coding sequences:
- the argJ gene encoding bifunctional glutamate N-acetyltransferase/amino-acid acetyltransferase ArgJ; this translates as MSSTISSTPQGFSAFITNLGIRDTTDDFVFIKSSVPCVADGVFTQSLFAGPSVTLSRENLKDSQAQAIVVISKNANVANGAVGIADAQEVLQLVATETGIAAHNIAIASTGVIGRRYPIEKIRTGLLGLGKKLTDADFHAAARGIMTTDTVPKLVTRQIGNAKLVGIAKGVGMIEPNMATLLTFFFTDAAISANSLRTIFRSTIDKTFNCLSIDTDTSTSDSAVILANGLAGEVSESDFAIALQEVAQKLVLKIARDAEGATKIIQVTVDSAIDYAQAKKVAKAIVNSPLVKTAVYGADPNWGRVAMAIGKCEDEQQINPELVVISFDNVKVYPNSLTNENLEQLRQIMSKDQVDIHVSLNIGEASATVWGCDLSEGYIEINGKYST